The proteins below are encoded in one region of Garra rufa chromosome 12, GarRuf1.0, whole genome shotgun sequence:
- the LOC141346972 gene encoding phosphatidate phosphatase LPIN2: MAAEGWRVPGFKGLHHHHPHHHLSIWSQTMNYVGQLAETVFVTVKELYRGLNPATLTGGIDVIVVRQPDGSYQCSPFHVRFGKLGVLRSKEKVVDIEINGEPVSLHMKLGDNGEAFFVEENEDFETRVPAHLCTSPIPTDVPELSEVTESPSSVTSSSSRRKKRRRKRARSDMHLHEEASSSSDEKESLDQDALKDESLLAASKSVYYSMSEEPCEELSGAQSRDVHPHSDGECSVNESVFFSRPSSPKSDSELCKPQESLGPQMQWNWGAFPKVCQAEKDESDSLRDSPSPITPSDHSHFRTIHRQASIDLDSTDSPATVTVVRPEPQIGTTSPILSVDTHTVISSSINTKLDIKVTKTHVVTFQSVDDSIPQALENKETKDLPVDTVSSTDSATQMHNITSSTNTINGNNAVKSAASLDTEVNVESQETCHENNISVTSKIQTVTFGEIETNMIFEAETEINSADAITLLPKHQSSVGGSEEGAGLETLLTNQNSDSAGVTPDLESIIKSEDPTVLESSKATDSQDKRKVKRSHHLGPSDIYLDDLSSLNPEVAALYFPKSETESSSSTHQPDPSPPSGQLSPQSQGSANADSGTEYLSDSTTDSLDVTMSLCGRGDISQISKEKFTEHLVKFQDFVNNPGIIEDPNLVICINSKYYNWAVAAPMILSVQAFQKTLPKSTIEQLVKDKMPKKSGRWWFSWRRKDMNNVEGSQKPGTEGNQLEASATIAGPSSLKSSVELSSDEDGSVSMRKNSEVVNTAQCITQMYRKSLRLTTEQIESLNLREGANTVVFSVTTQYQGTCRCEATIYLWNYDDKIIISDIDGTITKSDALGHILPQLGKDWTHHGIAKLYHKIHQNGYKFLYCSARAIGMADITKGYLQWVNDRGTVLPKGPVLLAPSSLFSALHREVIEKKPEVFKIACLTDIKDLFSPVKQPFYAAFGNRTNDAYAYKEVGVPETHIFTVNPKGELIQEQTKGNKSSYSHLSELVDHIFPFICRDPTTSFDCPEFSHFSYWREPLPPLDLADLV; encoded by the exons ATGGCAGCTGAAGGGTGGAGGGTTCCAGGTTTTAAAGgacttcatcatcatcatcctcatcatcaTCTGTCAATCTGG TCCCAGACCATGAACTACGTGGGTCAGCTGGCAGAGACGGTGTTTGTGACCGTGAAGGAGCTGTATCGCGGTCTGAATCCGGCCACGCTCACTGGAGGAATTGATGTCATCGTGGTTCGTCAGCCTGATGGAAGCTACCAGTGCTCTCCGTTTCACGTGCGCTTCGGGAAACTCGGAGTCCTGCGGTCCAAAGAGAAAGTG GTGGATATTGAGATCAATGGAGAGCCTGTGAGCCTGCATATGAAGCTGGGAGACAATGGAGAGGCGTTTTTCGTGGAGGAGAATGAGGATTTTGAG ACCAGGGTTCCCGCTCATCTCTGCACCTCTCCGATCCCCACCGATGTCCCAGAGTTGTCTGAGGTGACCGAGTCTCCCTCCAGCGTCACGTCCTCCTCTAGCCGCCGCAAAAAACGGCGCAGGAAACGTGCGCGTTCGGACATGCATCTGCATGAGGAGGCCAGTTcctcctcagacgagaaagaaagTCTAGATCAGGACGCCCTCAAGGACGAGTCGCTTTTGGCCGCAAG TAAGTCTGTGTACTACTCGATGTCAGAGGAACCCTGTGAGGAACTGTCTGGAGCTCAGAGCAGAGATGTTCATCCTCATTCTGATGGAGAGTGCTCTGTTAATGAGAG TGTGTTCTTCAGTCGTCCCTCATCTCCCAAGAGCGATTCAGAGTTATGTAAGCCGCAGGAGTCCTTAGGGCCTCAGATGCAGTGGAACTGGGGCGCTTTTCCCAAG GTGTGTCAGGCAGAGAAGGATGAATCTGATTCGCTGCGTGACTCGCCGTCCCCCATCACCCCCTCTGACCACTCCCACTTTCGCACGATCCATAGACAAGCGTCCATTGACTTGGACAGCACTGACTCTCCAGCAACGGTGACCGTGGTGAGACCAGAACCTCAGATTGGTACAACCAGCCCAATTCTCTCAGTTGACACTCATACAGTTATTTCATCTTCCATCAACACAAAACTAGACATCAAGGTCACCAAAACGCATGTAGTGACCTTTCAGTCCGTGGACGACTCCATCCCACAGGCTCTGGAAAACAAAGAGACCAAAGACTTACCCGTCGACACAGTTAGCAGCACAGACAGTGCCACTCAGATGCATAATATAACCAGCTCTACAAACACAATCAATGGGAACAATGCTGTCAAAAGTGCAGCTAGTTTAGACACCGAGGTTAATGTAGAAAGCCAAGAAACCTGTCATGAGAATAACATCTCGGTCACATCCAAAATCCAAACCGTCACATTCGGTGAGAttgaaacaaatatgatattcGAAGCAGAAACAGAGATAAACTCAGCGGATGCAATCACTCTTTTACCAAAACACCAAAGCTCTGTGGGAGGCTCAGAGGAGGGGGCGGGGTTAGAGACTttactgaccaatcagaatagTGACAGTGCTGGAGTGACACCAGATCTGGAGTCCATCATCAAATCAGAGGATCCGACGGTTCTTGAGTCGTCCAAAGCGACAGACTCTCAGGACAAGAGGAAAG TCAAGCGGAGTCATCATTTGGGACCATCTGATATCTATCTAGACGACCTCTCCAGTCTTAACCCTGAAGTCGCTGCCCTCTATTTTCCAAAGAG CGAGACAGAGTCGTCGAGCTCAACTCATCAGCCGGATCCGTCTCCTCCCTCGGGTCAGCTGTCGCCTCAGTCACAGGGCAGCGCCAACGCAGACAGCGGCACCGAATATCTGTCCGACTCTACCACAGACTCGCTGGACGTGACCATGTCTCTGTGTGGGAGAGGAGACATCAGTCAGATCAGTAAAG AGAAGTTCACGGAGCATCTTGTCAAGTTTCAAGACTTTGTCAACAACCCTGGAATTATCGAAGACCCAAACCTTGTCATCTGCATCAACTCAAA ATATTATAACTGGGCTGTGGCGGCTCCAATGATCCTGTCAGTTCAGGCTTTCCAGAAGACTTTACCAAAG AGCACCATTGAGCAACTAGTCAAAGATAAGATGCCAAAAAAGTCTGGCCGCTGGTGGTTCTCCTGGAGGAGGAAAGATATGAACAATGTTGAG GGAAGCCAGAAGCCTGGCACAGAGGGGAATCAGCTTGAAGCATCTGCCACTATTGCTGGTCCCTCTTCACTAAA gAGTTCTGTTGAACTCTCCAGTGATGAGGATGGCTCTGTCTCCATGAGGAAGAACAGTGAGGTAGTGAACACAGCGCAGTGCATCACTCAGATGTACCGCAAATCCCTCCGACTGACCACTGAACAGATC GAGAGTCTAAATCTGCGTGAAGGAGCCAATACGGTTGTGTTCAGTGTGACCACACAGTATCAGGGCACCTGCCGCTGCGAAGCCACCATTTACCTGTGGAACTATGATGACAAAATCATCATCTCAGACATCGATGGGACCATCACTAA GTCAGATGCTTTGGGTCACATTTTACCGCAGCTGGGGAAAGACTGGACTCATCATGGCATTGCCAAACTATATCACAAAATACATCA GAATGGTTATAAGTTCCTTTACTGTTCGGCTCGAGCTATAGGCATGGCAGACATCACTAAAGGTTACTTGCAGTGGGTAAATGATCGAGGAACGGTTTTACCCAAAGGACCAGTGCTACTGGCCCCCAGCAGCCTGTTCTCAGCCTTACACAG GGAGGTGATTGAGAAGAAGCCGGAGGTGTTTAAGATCGCCTGTCTCACTGATATCAAAGATCTGTTCAGTCCGGTCAAACAGCCTTTCTACGCTGCCTTCGGAAACAGAACTAAT GATGCATATGCGTATAAGGAAGTTGGTGTACCTGAGACGCATATCTTCACTGTGAACCCCAAAGGAGAACTCATACAAGAACAGACCAAAGGAAACAAATCCTC CTATTCTCATCTCAGTGAGCTTGTGGATCATATCTTCCCCTTCATCTGTAGAGATCCAACCACATCCTTCGACTGTCCTGAGTTCAGTCATTTCTCATACTGGAGGGAACCGTTGCCTCCGCTGGACCTCGCTGATCTCGTTTAG
- the trim107 gene encoding E3 ubiquitin-protein ligase TRIM21, producing the protein MAHGSPDGCLESELTCPICLHLFLDPVTLPCAHSFCLVCLETPERDKTSGFDQVLCCPVCGQEHLSPESLPRNIKLKQIVENYKANSVSEGEVQSSAEDKIINDHPTSEDADVCTSTDSEKVETNEQTSKLNPIITSVQEKLTLVDDLLNKETAREAVVTATHADLRKDVSSVLEEMAELVKTYNATVLKLLEAELKPREDAVEKRVRMLSDLQKQLTTAELQVNTLTGEMDDGCFTDGVQNVENQVSILTPPQDNSSDLELSSHLKKVCEKIEHQNAQLRLGLGSAQRALRVVLNPSEVTFDPETIHPNLVLSEDLKAVSFSVAKQPYPASSQRFTSFFQALSSQSFVRGEHLWNFQAEGCPWVLAFCYGDLPRSGSGSGLESSAGSWCLMYCDNLLRAYEKGKDTPLRRTPSLKRMEIRLSFSSGTLAFYSVSDVTGDKTHLHTFKVSFTHPVYLAVRMMSGQPKAHITLN; encoded by the coding sequence ATGGCGCACGGCTCTCCTGACGGCTGTTTGGAGTCAGAGCTCACCTGTCCCATCTGTCTCCATCTCTTCCTCGACCCGGTCACTCTTCCCTGCGCTCACAGTTTCTGCCTAGTGTGTCTGGAAACACCAGAAAGGGATAAAACGTCTGGTTTTGATCAAGTGCTTTGCTGCCCAGTATGTGGACAGGAACATCTCAGCCCAGAGTCCCTGCCGAGAAACATCAAACTAAAACAAATAGTCGAGAACTACAAAGCCAACAGCGTCAGCGAAGGCGAAGTTCAATCCAGTGCGGAAGACAAAATAATCAATGACCATCCAACTTCAGAAGATGCTGATGTGTGCACTTCAACGGATTCTGAGAAAGTGGAAACCAATGAACAAACATCTAAACTGAATCCCATCATAACTAGTGTACAAGAAAAGCTCACTCTAGTAGATGATTTGTTGAATAAAGAAACAGCCAGAGAGGCTGTGGTTACAGCAACACACGCAGATCTGAGGAAAGACGTAAGCAGCGTGTTGGAGGAGATGGCAGAGCTGGTGAAGACCTACAACGCAACTGTGTTGAAGCTTCTGGAGGCCGAGTTGAAACCCAGAGAAGACGCTGTTGAGAAACGAGTCCGAATGCTATCCGACCTCCAGAAGCAACTGACAACGGCTGAACTTCAAGTCAACACTTTAACGGGAGAGATGGACGATGGGTGTTTTACAGATGGAGTCCAAAACGTCGAGAACCAGGTTTCCATCTTGACGCCTCCGCAGGACAACTCAAGCGATCTGGAATTATccagtcatttaaaaaaagtctGTGAGAAGATCGAACACCAAAATGCTCAACTCCGCCTCGGACTCGGATCCGCTCAACGAGCCCTGCGTGTCGTCCTCAACCCATCCGAGGTGACGTTCGACCCTGAAACCATCCATCCCAATCTGGTTTTATCTGAAGACCTCAAAGCGGTGTCGTTCAGCGTAGCCAAACAGCCATATCCAGCCAGTTCTCAGAGATTTACCAGCTTCTTCCAAGCTTTGAGCTCCCAAAGCTTTGTTCGAGGAGAACATCTCTGGAACTTTCAGGCTGAAGGCTGTCCTTGGGTTCTGGCCTTTTGTTACGGCGACCTGCCCAGATCTGGTTCTGGTAGCGGTCTGGAGAGCAGCGCTGGTTCCTGGTGCCTCATGTACTGTGATAACCTTCTGAGGGCGTACGAGAAAGGAAAGGACACGCCGCTTAGACGTACACCATCTCTCAAGAGAATGGAGATACGGCTTAGCTTTAGTAGCGGCACTTTAGCGTTTTACAGCGTTAGTGATGTGACTGGAGATAAAACTCATCTGCACACTTTTAAAGTCAGCTTTACGCACCCGGTGTATCTGGCTGTAAGGATGATGTCCGGTCAGCCCAAAGCACACATAACCCTCAACTAG